The nucleotide sequence ATGCCGTGCTGGGCGAAGACCTTCTCCAGTTCGCGCTGGGTAGCCTGGATGCCCTGCACCAACCCCTTGAACTTGCTGTCCTCACGCAGATCCTCGGGGATCGCCTCGACCGCGCGCTCGAGATTGTCGGCAACCGAGAGGATATCCCGGGCAAACCCGGTGGCGGCATAGGCCCGCGCGTCGGAAATGTCCTTTTCCGCCCGGCGGCGCACGTTCTGGGTGTCGGCGCGAGCGTAGAGGACGTCCTGCTTGGCCGCTGCGAGTTCCTCGCGCAGCCGGGCCAGTTGGTCATCCTCGCCGGCCTTGGCGTCCTCGTCGAGCAGGTCCTTGTCGACCATCTCTTCCGGAACGCCCTTCAATTCCTCTTCCACCGCGGCGTCGCGCGGCTTGTCATCGTTGCTCATGAAGTCCTGTTATCCGATCAGTTTGCCCAGCGAACGGGCGGTGAAATCCACCATGGGAACGACTCGCGCGTAATTCAACCGCGTCGGCCCGATAACGCCAAGCACGCCGACGACGTTCCCCTCGCGGTCGCGGTACGGCGAGGCGATAACCGACGAGCCGCTGAGCGCGAACAGCCGGTTTTCGCTGCCGATGAATATGCGAGTCGCCTGTGCCTCGCGCGCCGAATCGAGCAGCCCGGCAATCGACTGCTTGTTCTCGAGGTCGTCGATGAGCGAGCGGACTCGCTCGATATCCCCAAGCGCGGTCTCGTCGAGCAGGTTGGCCTGCCCGCGCACGATCAGCACCGGGCGGCGCTCCGCATCCTCGCTCCATACCGCCAGCCCGCGCTCGACCAAATTGCGGC is from Croceibacterium aestuarii and encodes:
- the grpE gene encoding nucleotide exchange factor GrpE, whose amino-acid sequence is MSNDDKPRDAAVEEELKGVPEEMVDKDLLDEDAKAGEDDQLARLREELAAAKQDVLYARADTQNVRRRAEKDISDARAYAATGFARDILSVADNLERAVEAIPEDLREDSKFKGLVQGIQATQRELEKVFAQHGISRIAAMGLPLDPNQHQAMMEVSSDEAEPGTVVQEMQSGWMIRDRLLRPAMVGVAKKPD